A genomic stretch from Sphingomonas faeni includes:
- a CDS encoding isoprenyl transferase — protein MRLQASSAAPLVAVPSGGAVPRHVAIIMDGNGRWAKKRFLPRFAGHKAGVEAVRKVTRAARAMGIEALTLYAFSSENWRRPAEEVSDLMGLLRHFIRSDLDELARENVRLRVIGDYHSFSPDLVAMVDDAIARTASNTGPILAIALNYGAHAELVTAARRLAERARDGSLDPASIDVGTIEAELDTHDLPPLDLMIRTSGEQRLSNFLLWQAAYAELLFVDTLWPDFDAAALADAVAAFGQRQRRYGGL, from the coding sequence GTGAGATTGCAGGCCTCCTCGGCCGCGCCGCTCGTCGCTGTCCCGTCAGGCGGCGCGGTTCCGCGTCACGTTGCGATCATCATGGACGGCAATGGCCGCTGGGCGAAGAAGCGGTTCCTGCCGCGCTTCGCCGGGCACAAGGCTGGCGTCGAGGCCGTGCGGAAAGTGACGCGGGCCGCGCGCGCGATGGGGATCGAGGCGCTGACGCTCTACGCGTTCTCGTCGGAGAACTGGCGCCGCCCGGCCGAGGAGGTCAGCGACCTGATGGGGTTGTTGCGGCATTTTATCCGCAGCGACCTCGACGAACTCGCGCGCGAGAACGTCCGGCTCCGCGTCATCGGCGATTACCACAGCTTTTCGCCCGATCTTGTGGCGATGGTCGACGATGCGATCGCGCGGACCGCGAGCAACACCGGCCCGATCCTCGCGATCGCGCTTAACTACGGCGCGCACGCCGAACTGGTGACTGCCGCAAGGCGTCTGGCTGAGCGCGCGCGTGACGGGTCGCTCGATCCCGCCAGCATCGACGTTGGCACGATCGAGGCGGAACTCGACACGCACGACCTGCCGCCGCTCGACCTGATGATTCGCACCTCGGGCGAGCAACGCCTGTCGAACTTCCTGTTGTGGCAGGCAGCCTATGCGGAACTGCTGTTCGTCGACACGCTCTGGCCCGATTTCGACGCCGCCGCGCTCGCCGATGCGGTCGCCGCGTTCGGCCAACGCCAGCGCCGCTACGGTGGTCTGTGA